In Blautia sp. SC05B48, a single genomic region encodes these proteins:
- the trmL gene encoding tRNA (uridine(34)/cytosine(34)/5-carboxymethylaminomethyluridine(34)-2'-O)-methyltransferase TrmL codes for MGVLNIVLHEPEIPANTGNIGRTCVATGTRLHLIEPLGFRLNEKAIKRAGMDYWEQLDVTRYLDYEDFLKKNPGAKIYYATTKAPQTYTDVQYEDDCFIMFGKESAGIPEDILVNNQETCVRIPMIGDIRSLNLSNSVAIVLYEALRQHNFTHMNLEGHLRNYDWK; via the coding sequence ATGGGAGTTTTGAATATTGTGCTCCATGAGCCGGAAATTCCGGCAAATACAGGAAATATCGGCAGAACCTGTGTGGCAACAGGAACCAGGCTGCATCTGATCGAACCGCTTGGTTTCCGCCTGAATGAAAAGGCCATCAAGCGTGCAGGTATGGATTATTGGGAACAACTGGATGTGACCAGATATCTGGACTATGAGGATTTTCTCAAAAAGAATCCGGGAGCAAAGATTTATTACGCAACCACCAAGGCACCTCAGACTTATACAGATGTGCAGTATGAGGATGACTGTTTCATTATGTTTGGCAAGGAGAGTGCGGGAATCCCGGAGGATATTCTGGTAAACAATCAGGAAACCTGCGTGCGGATCCCGATGATCGGAGATATCCGTTCCCTGAATTTAAGCAATTCAGTTGCCATTGTGCTTTATGAGGCGCTGCGACAGCATAATTTCACGCATATGAATCTGGAAGGTCATCTGAGAAATTACGACTGGAAATAA